The following are encoded together in the Arcticibacterium luteifluviistationis genome:
- a CDS encoding oligosaccharide flippase family protein, which translates to MASTQKKLVTDGSILFASTLLVNAGNYAINLVFGRWLGPSDFSEVSLLVTLILMVSFFALAFQLTAAKYVASYEAEGKQNLITGISSWLNKRAVIGGIVMMVIVVSMSVFWQDFFQTSSYLPFAILGIGMPFYMLMSVNRGILQGKLNYKKLALTYQSEMWVRLIVSMALVYLGYRVNGVAWGLTLSLIATWWISRVKTDNPTSETTFDQKDVLKFLLMILLYECSQILINNSDIILVKHFYEPEEAGLYAAMALIGRIVYFGTWTVVTLLFPIVVKLEKEGKDHTLYFVGGLAVVGIIAAGIVLFSYLFPEMMVNILFGEAYISIAPLLWKYALATALFALSNVFVYYHISLDRVLPVWITILGGIAQIVLISLFHADFEQIINVQIYLMMGLMTSMILFHFGHSLLQRNKS; encoded by the coding sequence ATGGCATCCACACAGAAGAAACTTGTTACCGATGGCAGTATACTTTTTGCGAGTACTTTACTGGTAAACGCAGGAAACTATGCCATAAATTTAGTTTTTGGAAGGTGGTTAGGTCCTTCAGACTTTTCTGAGGTCAGTCTTTTGGTGACCTTAATCTTAATGGTTTCATTTTTTGCTCTCGCTTTTCAACTCACGGCTGCTAAATATGTGGCATCTTATGAAGCTGAAGGAAAGCAAAATTTAATTACCGGAATAAGTTCTTGGTTAAATAAGAGAGCCGTCATAGGCGGCATTGTTATGATGGTCATTGTAGTTTCAATGTCCGTTTTTTGGCAAGACTTTTTTCAAACCTCCTCTTACTTACCTTTTGCCATCCTAGGAATAGGAATGCCTTTTTATATGCTCATGAGTGTAAATAGAGGTATACTTCAAGGTAAATTGAATTACAAAAAATTAGCATTAACCTACCAAAGCGAAATGTGGGTACGACTAATTGTCTCCATGGCTTTGGTCTATTTAGGTTACCGCGTAAACGGTGTGGCTTGGGGACTTACACTTTCCCTTATAGCTACCTGGTGGATTTCTAGAGTTAAAACAGATAACCCCACTAGCGAAACTACTTTCGACCAAAAAGATGTTCTGAAGTTTCTTTTGATGATTTTGCTTTATGAGTGCAGTCAAATATTGATAAACAATAGTGACATCATTCTGGTTAAACATTTTTATGAGCCAGAAGAAGCAGGTCTTTACGCTGCTATGGCTCTTATCGGTCGTATAGTATATTTTGGAACGTGGACAGTAGTGACACTACTTTTTCCTATTGTGGTGAAACTAGAAAAAGAAGGTAAAGACCATACTCTTTATTTTGTAGGTGGTTTAGCCGTAGTAGGTATTATAGCAGCTGGCATAGTGCTATTCAGTTATCTTTTCCCTGAAATGATGGTTAACATACTTTTTGGCGAAGCCTATATTTCTATAGCTCCTTTGCTTTGGAAATACGCATTGGCTACCGCACTATTTGCCCTTTCTAATGTCTTTGTTTATTACCATATTTCCCTCGACAGAGTTTTACCTGTTTGGATTACCATTTTGGGCGGTATAGCCCAAATAGTTCTTATATCACTCTTCCATGCTGATTTTGAACAAATTATTAATGTTCAAATTTACTTGATGATGGGCTTGATGACATCTATGATTCTCTTTCACTTTGGCCATTCATTGCTTCAGCGAAATAAATCTTAA
- a CDS encoding glycosyltransferase: MKKKLKIAVVSSYPPGKRTLNEYGYYLINHFRNKPEDYEKIILLSDQLPEGQSFDFLDQPVPIEDHQVWDFNWWTNPLKILKAVKQSEADIVLYNIQFLSFGDKKIPAALGLLTPLLTRMSGVPSVVLLHNILEQVDLNEAGITKNKLVSGIYNMIGTMLTRFILSANVLAVTIPKYVEILEKKYRAKNVALIPHGSFEVPPMPTFKLPEGPLQVMAFGKFGTYKKVEGMIEAVELIRKRTSLDIEIVVAGTDSPNTPGYLDAVQEKYMHVAQLRFTGYVAEEDVPVIFGESAVSVFPYTSTTGSSGVLHQAGSYGNAVVMPMLGDLAMLVEEEGYAGEFFEPDSVESLADAIQKVLENEEYRLQLGRRNYFAAASLPMEDLVDWYYLHFQKLLVD, translated from the coding sequence ATGAAAAAGAAACTTAAAATTGCAGTAGTTTCGAGTTACCCACCGGGTAAACGTACCTTAAATGAATATGGATATTATCTAATAAATCATTTTAGAAACAAGCCTGAAGACTACGAGAAAATCATTTTACTCTCTGACCAATTACCAGAAGGACAGAGTTTTGATTTCTTAGACCAGCCTGTACCCATCGAAGACCATCAAGTATGGGATTTTAACTGGTGGACTAATCCCCTTAAAATATTGAAAGCGGTGAAGCAGTCAGAAGCCGATATCGTTCTTTACAATATTCAGTTTCTTTCCTTTGGAGATAAGAAAATACCAGCAGCACTGGGTCTTTTGACACCGCTACTTACTAGAATGAGTGGTGTGCCGTCGGTAGTGCTTCTGCATAATATTTTAGAGCAGGTAGACCTTAATGAGGCAGGAATCACAAAGAATAAATTGGTCTCAGGGATTTATAACATGATAGGCACCATGCTTACGCGTTTTATTCTTTCCGCTAATGTTTTGGCAGTAACTATTCCAAAATACGTTGAAATTTTAGAGAAGAAATATAGAGCAAAAAATGTAGCCCTTATTCCACACGGAAGTTTTGAGGTTCCTCCTATGCCTACTTTTAAATTACCAGAAGGACCTCTTCAGGTGATGGCTTTTGGAAAGTTTGGAACCTATAAAAAGGTGGAGGGCATGATTGAAGCTGTAGAGCTTATCAGAAAAAGAACATCTTTAGATATTGAAATTGTGGTAGCGGGAACAGACAGCCCTAATACTCCAGGTTATCTAGACGCTGTCCAAGAAAAATATATGCATGTAGCTCAGTTGAGGTTTACAGGATATGTAGCAGAAGAAGATGTGCCAGTGATTTTTGGGGAATCTGCTGTTTCCGTATTTCCTTATACTTCCACTACGGGTAGCTCTGGCGTGCTCCACCAAGCGGGTAGTTACGGAAACGCCGTGGTGATGCCTATGCTTGGAGACTTGGCCATGTTGGTAGAAGAAGAAGGCTATGCTGGTGAGTTTTTTGAGCCAGATTCTGTAGAAAGTTTGGCGGATGCCATTCAAAAGGTTTTAGAAAATGAGGAATATAGATTGCAGTTGGGTAGAAGAAACTATTTTGCCGCAGCATCACTTCCTATGGAAGATTTGGTAGACTGGTACTACCTACATTTTCAAAAGTTGCTGGTGGATTAA